The proteins below come from a single Holdemania massiliensis genomic window:
- a CDS encoding HdeD family acid-resistance protein: MKNSMTRVLWFIAGILLIISGCTLLFRPDASLISMAGMIGFVILINGIFSLTIYFVFHNVMLGALWQLLDGILGILVGFMFLANSVLVASVLPYVFGMWIMFSGLSKLVGGFDLRKLNFDGWGWLVLLGAAMTMLGLLTFFKPVIGTVALSTLFALALIVEGAHALIRGIYYQRFWL; this comes from the coding sequence ATGAAAAATTCAATGACGCGTGTGCTATGGTTTATTGCCGGAATCCTGCTGATCATCTCCGGCTGTACCTTGCTGTTCAGGCCGGACGCCTCGCTGATCTCCATGGCGGGAATGATTGGGTTTGTGATTTTGATCAACGGTATTTTCAGTTTGACAATTTACTTTGTGTTCCATAATGTAATGTTAGGCGCTTTATGGCAGCTTCTCGACGGTATTCTGGGAATCCTGGTCGGCTTTATGTTTCTGGCCAACAGTGTTCTGGTCGCCTCCGTTCTGCCCTATGTTTTCGGGATGTGGATCATGTTCTCCGGATTGTCTAAGCTGGTCGGCGGATTTGATTTGCGGAAGCTAAATTTTGATGGATGGGGATGGCTGGTACTGTTGGGGGCAGCAATGACGATGCTGGGATTGCTGACATTCTTTAAACCGGTAATCGGTACGGTAGCGTTATCAACCTTGTTTGCTTTGGCTTTGATCGTTGAGGGTGCCCATGCACTGATCCGCGGAATCTATTATCAACGTTTCTGGCTGTAA
- a CDS encoding helix-turn-helix domain-containing protein yields the protein MMKINEIIRQRRKELGLTQEQIAQRLGVTAPAVNKWESGVSYPDITLLPPLARLLKTDLNTLLSFKEELTDAEIADIIREITQRIQMDQVESALAYAREQAEEYPGCLPLLYALASVLKGCLMLVPEQLNEAESLIHSWLQQCVQGNDPRSRNGAIGFLFLDALEQEQFDEARELLNQLPQPDAVNKQQLQINLYLRSKEREKALELMERRLIQTANDLSMQLGTLANLTIKEQPETAERYLQVSRWIGEQLDLMPYNRAYADWTAATNRQDGEAALTALEAMFQALKTPWIASQSPLYPHIQDQNDMSTFSALLSQSLLKALQQDETMSFLRQSPRYEQVLRRLGEIKNNGG from the coding sequence ATGATGAAAATCAATGAAATTATCCGCCAGCGGCGGAAAGAATTAGGATTAACGCAGGAACAAATTGCACAGCGTTTGGGTGTGACCGCCCCGGCTGTCAACAAATGGGAAAGCGGCGTCAGCTATCCGGATATCACGCTGCTTCCACCCTTGGCCCGTCTATTAAAAACGGATCTGAACACGCTTTTATCATTTAAAGAAGAATTAACCGATGCAGAAATAGCCGATATTATTCGTGAGATCACCCAGCGGATTCAGATGGATCAGGTGGAATCGGCGCTGGCTTATGCCCGCGAACAGGCGGAAGAATATCCTGGCTGTCTGCCGCTGCTTTATGCTTTGGCGTCCGTGTTAAAAGGCTGTTTGATGCTGGTGCCGGAACAGCTGAACGAAGCTGAGTCGCTGATTCATTCATGGCTGCAGCAGTGCGTGCAGGGAAATGATCCGCGGTCTCGCAATGGCGCAATCGGATTTTTATTTCTTGATGCTTTGGAGCAGGAACAATTTGATGAAGCCAGGGAATTGCTGAATCAGCTGCCGCAGCCGGATGCCGTGAATAAACAACAGCTGCAGATTAATCTTTATCTGCGCTCAAAAGAGAGGGAAAAGGCGCTGGAACTGATGGAACGACGGCTGATCCAAACTGCCAACGACCTGTCAATGCAGTTGGGTACCTTAGCCAACTTAACAATCAAGGAACAGCCGGAAACCGCGGAACGCTATCTGCAGGTATCCCGTTGGATTGGAGAACAGCTGGATCTGATGCCGTATAATCGAGCTTATGCGGACTGGACGGCCGCGACAAACCGACAGGATGGCGAAGCAGCTCTGACCGCGCTGGAGGCCATGTTTCAGGCTTTGAAAACACCATGGATCGCTTCCCAGTCACCGTTATATCCGCATATTCAGGATCAGAATGATATGAGTACGTTCAGTGCGCTGCTCAGTCAGTCGCTGTTGAAAGCACTCCAACAAGATGAAACAATGTCATTTCTGCGCCAGTCTCCGCGTTATGAACAGGTCCTTCGCAGGCTAGGGGAGATTAAAAATAATGGAGGCTGA
- a CDS encoding alpha/beta fold hydrolase: MHINEQLKMDLNGVRQFISIRAEKAEAPLLVYLHGGPGDAALPLVKKYNKQLEQQFTVVIWEQRGAGKSYYPFEGAVTIEMFLQDLNVLVTNLLKRFNQSSLYLVGHSWGSILGLRFAQAHPELVRTYIGCGQVVNMKKSSRIAYDYALAHADQKSLEKLKRIDCSYQSENWLNDLLFVTQQVVKHKGSLYGAKNYNRLILPFLFSKDYTISDLIRRQKGSLQAIQYLWQEVMQTDFEAQTRFKTPVILIEGRYDSHVSSALAKDYFDRIETEKQFYWFENSCHFPQWSENEKFNQLMCDLLG, encoded by the coding sequence ATGCATATTAATGAACAGTTAAAAATGGATTTAAACGGGGTTCGGCAATTTATTTCTATCCGCGCAGAAAAGGCTGAAGCGCCACTGCTAGTCTACCTGCATGGTGGTCCCGGGGATGCAGCTTTGCCTCTGGTTAAGAAATATAATAAACAACTGGAGCAGCAGTTTACCGTTGTGATTTGGGAGCAGCGCGGTGCTGGAAAATCGTATTATCCATTTGAAGGCGCAGTCACAATCGAGATGTTTCTTCAAGATCTCAATGTGCTGGTGACGAATTTATTAAAGCGGTTTAACCAGAGTTCACTGTATTTGGTCGGTCATTCCTGGGGAAGTATTTTGGGACTTCGCTTTGCACAGGCGCATCCGGAACTAGTGCGGACCTATATTGGCTGCGGACAAGTCGTGAATATGAAAAAATCGAGTAGGATTGCTTATGATTATGCGTTAGCCCATGCTGATCAAAAGAGTCTGGAAAAATTGAAAAGGATCGACTGTAGTTATCAATCAGAGAACTGGCTGAACGATTTACTTTTCGTCACACAACAAGTTGTTAAACATAAGGGGTCGCTCTATGGAGCGAAGAATTACAATCGTTTAATTCTGCCGTTTCTGTTTTCAAAAGATTACACAATCAGCGATTTGATCCGACGTCAGAAGGGCAGCCTGCAGGCCATACAGTACTTGTGGCAGGAGGTCATGCAGACGGACTTTGAAGCGCAGACGCGTTTTAAAACGCCGGTTATTCTGATTGAAGGTCGCTATGACAGCCATGTTTCCTCAGCTCTGGCGAAGGATTACTTTGATCGAATTGAAACGGAAAAACAGTTTTACTGGTTTGAAAATTCTTGTCACTTTCCTCAATGGAGTGAAAATGAGAAATTCAATCAGCTGATGTGTGATTTGCTAGGATAA